A genomic stretch from Primulina huaijiensis isolate GDHJ02 chromosome 14, ASM1229523v2, whole genome shotgun sequence includes:
- the LOC140957682 gene encoding protein root UVB sensitive 6-like → MKLKNPSSSASRTLTASETRLLVRETLRISANLASAPPQSPVPENTLVHDSGFGRVAEDQFMDSSLRMICSEDIDGRRWNYFAESSGGRSNGAKKFKKNSIRAVSLHSPKAPVDELMAFIRSYVVPEGFPESVTPSYVPYMTWRALKHFFGGAMGVFTTQTLLSSLGVSRNKSAPGAVAINWILKDGAGRIGKMLFARQGKKFDYDLKQLRFAGDLLVELGAGVELITAAVPHLFLPLACAANVAKNVGAVTSTSTRTPIYKAFARGENIGDVTAKGECVGNVSDLLGTGLSIMIAKRNPSLIATFGLLSCGYVMSSYQEVKSIVLHTLNRARFTVAVETFLKTGQVPTLEEGNSMENIFSFPWKRHRPIVLGQRFKEAFQDPNAYIALKPIFEKEQYIVTYNVSKGNIYALFKNGAKSDDMLKAAFHAHVLLHIIRSDNQNQMSHTNREHDLSAALPILADPQSHVIESYKMVSALYEPFKNKAKDQGWVMSESLLNPGRARLCELAS, encoded by the exons ATGAAGCTCAAGAACCCCTCAAGTTCGGCTTCCCGGACCCTGACCGCATCGGAGACGCGCCTTCTGGTCCGGGAGACGCTTCGTATTAGCGCCAACCTAGCGTCGGCGCCTCCGCAGTCTCCGGTTCCAGAGAATACGCTGGTTCATGATTCTGGATTTGGAAGAGTCGCGGAGGATCAGTTTATGGATTCTAGCTTGCGGATGATTTGCAGCGAGGATATTGATGGTCGACGGTGGAATTATTTCGCTGAGAGTAGTGGTGGGAGGAGTAATGGCGCTAAGAAATTTAAGAAGAATTCTATTCGCGCAGTCTCCTTGCACAGTCCCAAGGCTCCTGTTGAT GAGTTGATGGCATTTATAAGGTCCTATGTTGTCCCGGAAGGTTTTCCTGAAAGTGTCACGCCTTCTTATGTTCCATACATGACGTGGAGAGCCTTAAAG CATTTCTTTGGTGGAGCTATGGGTGTTTTCACAACACAAACGCTCTTAAGTTCTCTTGGAGTATCCAGAAATAAATCTGCACCAGGTGCTGTAGCTATTAACTGGATTCTCAAG GATGGAGCTGGACGGATTGGAAAGATGCTTTTTGCTCGGCAGGGGAAGAAATTTGATTATGATTTAAAGCAG CTTAGGTTTGCCGGTGATCTTCTTGTGGAGTTGGGAGCCGGTGTAGAATTAATAACTGCTGCTGTCCCCCATCTATTTCTTCCTTTGGCTTGTGCTGCCAATGTAGCTAAG AATGTTGGTGCTGTGACATCAACATCAACTAGAACCCCAATTTACAAAGCCTTTGCTAGAGGAGAGAATATCGGAGATGTGACTGCTAAGGGAGAATGTGTTGGAAATGTATCTGATCTG CTTGGAACTGGATTGAGCATAATGATTGCTAAAAGAAATCCATCCCTGATTGCCACATTTGGGTTGCTCTCGTGTGGCTATGTCATGAGTTCGTATCAAGAG GTGAAATCCATTGTGTTGCACACACTAAATCGTGCAAGGTTCACAGTGGCAGTAGAAACTTTCCTGAAGACAG GACAAGTTCCAACTTTGGAAGAGGGAAATTCAATGGAAAATATTTTCAGTTTCCCATGGAAGAGACACAGACCTATTGTTCTGG gGCAACGATTTAAGGAAGCATTCCAAGACCCTAATGCATATATTGCATTGAAGCCTATTTTTGAG AAAGAGCAATACATTGTAACTTATAATGTTTCTAAGGGCAATATCTATGCCTTGTTCAAGAACGGAGCGAAGTCTGATGATATGTTGAAAGCGGCTTTTCAC GCCCATGTGCTTCTTCACATCATTCGCTCTGACAACCAGAACCAAATGTCCCATACAAACCGAGAGCATGATCTTTCAGCAGCACTACCAATATTGGCTGATCCTCAATCTCATGTTATTGAATCATACAAGATGGTATCAGCCTTGTATGAGCCTTTCAAAAACAAAGCTAAGGATCAG GGATGGGTGATGTCTGAATCGCTACTCAATCCTGGGCGGGCACGGTTATGTGAATTGGCCAGTTAA